A portion of the Nitratidesulfovibrio termitidis HI1 genome contains these proteins:
- the trpS gene encoding tryptophan--tRNA ligase, which yields MTTPDKRTVSGMRPTGPLHLGHYFGVLKNWVEMQHEMEAFFFVADWHALTSDYADPKRIREFVPELVTDWVAAGLDPEKCVMFQQSHIKEHAELHLILSMITPVSWLERNPTYKEQKQEVVNKDLGNYGFLGYPVLMASDILIYHPKWVPVGQDQLPHLELTREIARRFNFLYGEYFPEPEARLTPAAKCPGLDGRKMSKSYGNAIYLRDTMEEITPKVRGMFTDTNRLRKSDPGNPDVCNLFPYHELMASPEQQAEIRQGCTSASLGCVDCKKIFLENLGAFLGPLHERRAALLANPKGIQDILEAGDTRARAEASRIMGGVRDRLNF from the coding sequence ATGACCACCCCTGACAAGCGCACCGTTTCCGGCATGCGGCCCACCGGGCCGTTGCACCTTGGCCACTACTTCGGCGTGCTGAAGAACTGGGTCGAGATGCAGCATGAAATGGAGGCGTTCTTCTTCGTGGCCGACTGGCACGCCCTGACCAGCGACTACGCCGACCCCAAGCGCATCCGCGAGTTCGTGCCCGAACTGGTCACCGACTGGGTGGCCGCAGGCCTGGACCCGGAAAAGTGCGTGATGTTCCAGCAGTCGCACATCAAGGAACACGCGGAGCTGCACCTCATCCTGTCCATGATCACCCCGGTGAGCTGGCTGGAGCGCAACCCCACCTACAAGGAACAGAAGCAGGAAGTGGTCAACAAGGACCTCGGCAACTACGGGTTCCTGGGGTACCCGGTGCTGATGGCCTCCGACATCCTGATCTACCACCCCAAGTGGGTGCCCGTGGGCCAGGATCAGCTGCCTCACCTGGAGCTGACCCGCGAAATCGCGCGCCGCTTCAACTTCCTGTATGGCGAATATTTCCCCGAGCCGGAAGCGCGCCTGACCCCGGCGGCCAAGTGTCCCGGCCTTGACGGTCGCAAGATGTCCAAAAGCTACGGCAACGCCATCTACCTGCGCGATACCATGGAGGAAATCACCCCCAAGGTACGCGGCATGTTCACCGACACCAACCGCCTGCGCAAGAGCGATCCCGGCAACCCCGACGTGTGCAACCTGTTCCCCTACCACGAATTGATGGCCAGCCCGGAACAGCAGGCCGAAATCCGCCAGGGCTGCACCTCTGCCTCGCTGGGCTGCGTGGACTGCAAGAAGATCTTCCTCGAAAACCTGGGCGCCTTCCTGGGGCCGCTGCACGAGCGCCGCGCCGCCCTGCTGGCCAACCCCAAGGGCATTCAGGACATCCTGGAGGCCGGGGACACCCGCGCCCGCGCCGAGGCGTCGAGGATTATGGGTGGCGTCCGCGACCGCCTCAACTTCTAG
- a CDS encoding YkgJ family cysteine cluster protein yields the protein MTGETSNCSGCAPAGTEVAQGDETQAFLESLPELHAGQTFQFACHPGVRCFNACCSDLNMPLTPYDVLRLRRNLGMGSEAFINTHARVGQYPDTGFPALFLRMSDHPLKLCPFVSDAGCTVYPDRSGACRTYPLGRATKEDEAGNVVEQFFVVREEHCRGFDETGQWSSGTWLADQGLEPYNASNDRYMRLMARCKRRGTAISPKQATMVLLACYQLDRFADFIQGVKLFDRLEMDAARQQQVLDDEEARLDFAYDWAELVLFGDCAALRMKG from the coding sequence ATGACCGGCGAGACGAGCAACTGTAGCGGATGTGCCCCGGCAGGTACGGAAGTGGCGCAGGGCGACGAGACCCAGGCCTTTCTGGAAAGCCTGCCGGAACTGCATGCGGGCCAGACCTTTCAGTTTGCCTGCCATCCCGGCGTGCGTTGCTTCAACGCCTGCTGTTCCGACCTGAACATGCCGCTCACGCCGTATGACGTGTTGCGGTTGCGCCGCAACCTGGGCATGGGTAGCGAGGCATTCATCAATACCCACGCCCGCGTGGGCCAGTATCCGGACACCGGCTTTCCCGCCCTGTTCCTGCGCATGAGCGATCACCCGCTGAAGCTGTGCCCCTTCGTCAGCGATGCCGGGTGCACCGTGTATCCCGACCGTTCCGGGGCCTGCCGCACCTATCCGCTGGGCCGCGCCACCAAGGAAGACGAGGCGGGCAACGTGGTGGAGCAGTTTTTCGTGGTGCGCGAGGAGCACTGTAGGGGCTTCGATGAAACGGGCCAGTGGTCCAGTGGCACATGGCTGGCCGATCAGGGGCTGGAGCCGTACAATGCCTCCAACGACCGCTACATGCGCCTCATGGCGCGCTGCAAGCGGCGGGGCACGGCCATCAGCCCCAAGCAGGCCACCATGGTCTTGCTGGCGTGCTATCAGTTGGACCGCTTTGCCGATTTCATCCAGGGCGTGAAACTGTTCGACCGGCTGGAGATGGATGCGGCCCGCCAGCAGCAGGTGCTGGACGACGAGGAAGCCCGGCTGGATTTCGCCTATGACTGGGCGGAACTGGTGCTGTTCGGTGATTGCGCGGCCCTGCGCATGAAAGGATAA
- the rfaE2 gene encoding D-glycero-beta-D-manno-heptose 1-phosphate adenylyltransferase, whose protein sequence is MDTSRPDLSHPAVVDRAALPGLLAPRRAAGQRVVFTNGCYDILHPGHVDLLARARAEGDLLVLGLNSDASVRRQGKGADRPVNPFVVRAYVLAHLASVDHVVEFDEDTPHALIAEIQPDVLVKGGDWTVDRIVGRDIVQARGGRVLSLPLLPGFSTTGLIRRIRAGLSAGEKEYPQPPFG, encoded by the coding sequence ATGGACACCTCCCGGCCTGACCTGAGCCATCCCGCCGTGGTGGACCGCGCCGCGCTGCCCGGCCTGCTGGCCCCCCGCCGTGCCGCCGGGCAGCGGGTGGTGTTTACCAACGGCTGCTACGACATCCTGCACCCCGGCCACGTCGACCTGCTGGCCCGCGCCCGCGCCGAGGGCGACCTGCTGGTGCTGGGCCTGAATTCCGACGCCTCGGTGCGCCGCCAGGGCAAAGGCGCCGACCGTCCGGTGAATCCTTTCGTCGTGCGGGCCTACGTGCTGGCCCATCTGGCCAGCGTGGACCATGTGGTGGAGTTCGACGAGGACACGCCCCACGCGCTCATCGCGGAAATCCAGCCCGACGTGCTGGTCAAGGGCGGCGACTGGACCGTGGACCGCATCGTGGGCCGCGACATCGTGCAAGCCCGTGGCGGGCGGGTGCTCAGCCTGCCCCTGCTGCCCGGCTTTTCCACCACCGGACTCATCCGGCGCATTCGGGCCGGGCTGTCGGCAGGCGAGAAAGAATACCCGCAACCTCCTTTCGGGTGA
- a CDS encoding PEP/pyruvate-binding domain-containing protein, protein MLAAPPPVSLLERLRGLFGRRRAVDAESRERVMRVFRARYAHFKDLLDSNAGLARILADMDEKIAGCTLFGATWLRSQATRAVFHAMRMATALNAISDGAYPTLPGVVERINANITGLLESRPQATVEAYALPFAAINGDMVDWVGGKCANLGELTSRVGVPVPRGFAVTTRAYYAFIEHDGLMGEIRKRLRDVDTQDPESVLDVAEDIQALFVAASVPPDVVDALQTACDEAFGAPGTEGADAPLRLAVRSSALSEDSHVSFAGQYLSVLNVSRDGVVDAWKRVVASLFMPQAIVYRLHQGITLDASAMAVACMEMVDSVAAGVLFTRHPVDLLSDSMVINAAWGLGAAVVDGEMEPDTWLFSRQDAPRPLSRNVACKAHRLAPGDDGRLREEDVPEPQRDLPCLTDAQAAELAGIGMRVEAHYGVPQDVEWALDPAGRLLLLQARPLTTTPSGAARTTPRIEGYPVLLHGGEPACPGVGCGPVVQPANAEELALFPEGGILVATHSSPSYVLVMQRAQAIVAEAGSITGHMASLAREFGVPTIVNAPGAIAALPVGAQVTVDAFSCRVYQGRVEELLPLREERAVCLRDTPIHNLLKQVAALISPLNLHDPKANDFTPAACRTIHDVMRFVHELSYAHMFQLSDTVSDAGAVAVEMKARVPLDLHVIDLGGGLAEVDGPYVWPEQVTSAPFKALLGGMLDPDVHQSGPRPVDVSGFLSVMSRHMIEPPTMHGQRFGDRSYALISDKYLNFSSRVGYHYGVLDAYCGQTMNKNYITFQFKGGAADETRKNRRVRCIGIILESIGFHVEVRGDMVTARYQKFAAPQIAERLVQLGRLLIVTRQLDMLMVDEAAVQRFADNFLQGRYH, encoded by the coding sequence ATGCTGGCCGCGCCGCCGCCTGTCTCTCTGCTGGAACGCCTGCGCGGGCTGTTTGGCCGCAGGCGCGCCGTGGACGCCGAATCGCGCGAACGGGTCATGCGGGTATTCCGCGCCCGCTATGCCCACTTCAAGGACCTGCTGGACTCCAACGCCGGACTGGCGCGCATTCTCGCCGACATGGACGAGAAGATCGCGGGGTGCACCCTGTTCGGGGCCACGTGGCTGCGCTCGCAAGCCACGCGGGCGGTGTTCCACGCCATGCGCATGGCCACCGCGCTCAATGCCATTTCGGATGGCGCGTACCCCACCCTGCCCGGCGTGGTGGAACGCATCAACGCCAACATCACCGGACTGCTGGAAAGCCGCCCCCAGGCCACGGTGGAGGCCTACGCCCTGCCCTTTGCCGCCATCAACGGCGACATGGTGGACTGGGTGGGCGGCAAGTGCGCCAACCTTGGCGAACTGACCTCGCGCGTGGGGGTGCCGGTGCCCCGCGGCTTTGCCGTAACCACCCGCGCCTACTACGCCTTCATAGAACATGACGGGCTGATGGGCGAAATACGCAAACGTCTGCGCGATGTGGATACCCAGGATCCGGAAAGCGTGCTGGACGTGGCCGAGGACATCCAGGCCCTGTTCGTGGCCGCCAGCGTGCCGCCGGATGTGGTGGACGCCTTGCAGACCGCCTGCGACGAGGCCTTCGGGGCACCCGGAACAGAAGGCGCCGACGCCCCATTGCGGCTGGCCGTGCGCTCCAGCGCCCTCAGCGAGGACAGCCACGTTTCCTTTGCCGGGCAGTATCTGTCGGTGCTGAACGTCAGCCGCGACGGCGTGGTGGACGCATGGAAACGGGTGGTGGCAAGCCTGTTCATGCCCCAGGCCATCGTGTACCGGCTGCATCAGGGCATCACCCTGGACGCCAGCGCCATGGCCGTGGCCTGCATGGAAATGGTCGATTCCGTAGCCGCCGGGGTGCTGTTCACCCGCCACCCGGTGGACCTGCTGTCCGATTCCATGGTCATCAACGCCGCATGGGGGCTGGGCGCCGCAGTGGTGGACGGCGAGATGGAGCCGGACACCTGGCTGTTCAGCCGCCAGGATGCCCCCCGTCCGCTGTCACGCAACGTGGCCTGCAAGGCGCACCGCCTGGCCCCCGGCGACGATGGCCGCCTGCGCGAGGAGGACGTGCCCGAACCCCAGCGCGACCTTCCCTGTCTGACCGACGCCCAGGCCGCCGAACTGGCCGGTATCGGCATGCGGGTGGAAGCGCACTATGGCGTGCCGCAGGACGTGGAATGGGCGCTGGACCCTGCCGGGCGGCTGCTGCTGCTCCAGGCCCGCCCGCTGACCACCACCCCGAGCGGTGCAGCGCGCACCACCCCGCGCATCGAAGGCTACCCGGTGCTGTTGCACGGCGGCGAACCCGCCTGCCCCGGCGTGGGCTGCGGCCCGGTGGTGCAGCCCGCCAACGCCGAGGAACTGGCCCTGTTCCCGGAAGGGGGCATACTGGTGGCCACGCACTCCTCGCCCTCATACGTGCTGGTCATGCAGCGCGCCCAGGCCATCGTGGCCGAGGCGGGCAGCATTACCGGGCACATGGCCTCGCTGGCGCGGGAATTCGGCGTGCCCACCATCGTCAACGCGCCCGGAGCCATAGCCGCGCTCCCCGTGGGCGCGCAGGTGACCGTGGATGCCTTTTCCTGCCGGGTCTACCAGGGCCGGGTAGAGGAACTGCTGCCCCTGCGCGAGGAACGCGCCGTGTGCCTGCGCGACACGCCCATCCACAACCTGCTCAAGCAGGTCGCCGCGCTGATCTCGCCCCTCAACCTGCACGACCCCAAGGCCAACGATTTCACCCCCGCCGCATGCCGGACCATCCACGACGTGATGCGCTTCGTGCACGAGCTGTCCTATGCCCACATGTTCCAGCTGTCGGACACCGTCTCCGATGCCGGGGCGGTGGCCGTGGAAATGAAGGCCCGTGTACCGCTTGACCTGCATGTCATCGACCTGGGCGGAGGGCTGGCCGAAGTCGACGGTCCCTACGTGTGGCCGGAACAGGTGACATCCGCCCCGTTCAAGGCCCTGCTGGGCGGCATGCTGGACCCGGACGTGCACCAGAGCGGCCCGCGCCCGGTGGATGTCAGCGGCTTTCTGTCCGTCATGAGCCGCCACATGATCGAGCCGCCCACCATGCACGGGCAGCGCTTCGGCGACCGCAGCTATGCGCTGATCTCCGACAAATACCTGAACTTCAGTTCACGTGTGGGCTACCATTACGGGGTGCTGGACGCCTACTGCGGCCAGACCATGAACAAGAACTACATCACCTTCCAGTTCAAGGGCGGGGCAGCGGACGAAACGCGCAAGAACCGCCGGGTGCGCTGCATCGGCATCATTCTGGAATCCATCGGATTCCACGTCGAGGTACGTGGCGACATGGTCACGGCCCGTTACCAGAAGTTCGCGGCGCCGCAGATCGCCGAGCGGCTGGTGCAACTGGGGCGGCTGCTCATCGTCACCCGCCAGTTGGACATGCTGATGGTGGACGAGGCGGCGGTGCAACGCTTCGCGGATAATTTCCTGCAGGGCCGCTACCACTAG
- a CDS encoding sigma 54-interacting transcriptional regulator yields the protein MRYYRPPLLGTLFRLEGNFSEWSIAKRLLFAALPAFMLLLVISGVISHRISQNFLHDALGRSSLLATLAQAHEMEQVLQQARRELLYLARTDISPASLAHHLRTRAETMGTLYREIAYQGATPDNRLVLLNTGRDVWMVPLEQALATRFGPLTRQNAQEPKPGFVRISAPTEVVYPSVPTAGTVQGLSMHVLRLTTPVLDAAGNQTGLLTLSVDMLALRNVLSVYASRRSPLYIFPEETEKHRSFFFDAHGWILFQSESPEHPNLDLSTDTVRSGMRGDFGRSGFEAAFRPNPEQERYWGMVTDVQSGNSGQSRLGTMLEDPSPMNRAFYISYAPVTFSEGPDANTVVVGGIAYTDTSFLAMAASYKMYGALFVFGLCASAAAAFILGMLGRGIAGPLHRIAEETSGKLESGDLAPIEMGRVHPEAEALRQTTNAMLAALQARNEELRLREEHIQSTRRRQRVCLDTEIAQQQPQSQLSPQDTMPGIVGTSETVRSLRGMIRKAAGVEADVLIIGETGTGKELAAEAIHMTSDRAGGPFISINCGALDENLLLDALFGHVKGAFSEARGERKGAFVAADGGTLHLDEIGNASPKVQQALLRALSVRRIRPLGSDDETPFEARIIAATNVDLKECARQGAFREDLYYRLAVITINTPPLRDRREDIPALADYFLKQAAQTLKRPAMGLSRGALEKLLAYGWPGNVREVKNCITRAVAFAEGDTLYAEDLRFGAELDPTLSHGALLPPSPAPAHTGQPAHPQGVMPQGHGQPTAPYPGDGAVHAVPYGAQAAYGMPGASGNAPMSAQTGTIYDPVSGRIVATGPGTGGQDWSDRSGAAQHGAQGRNDRAGMPPGNGRQMRNGQDGGAVPPLSTLNPRQRAAWEFISRNGGITRTQYQDIVGNEIPVRTAQYDLQDMVRKGFIRKVGKGPATRYVLTDGGVPVPPRR from the coding sequence ATGCGCTACTATCGGCCGCCGCTGCTCGGCACGCTGTTCCGCCTGGAAGGTAATTTCTCGGAATGGAGCATCGCCAAACGGCTGCTCTTCGCGGCGCTGCCCGCATTCATGCTGCTGCTGGTCATCAGCGGGGTCATATCCCACCGCATCTCCCAGAACTTCCTGCACGACGCGCTGGGGCGCAGTTCACTGCTGGCCACCCTGGCCCAGGCCCACGAGATGGAGCAGGTGCTCCAGCAGGCCCGGCGTGAACTGCTGTACCTTGCCCGCACCGACATCTCCCCTGCCTCGCTGGCCCACCATCTGCGCACCCGCGCAGAAACCATGGGCACCCTGTACCGCGAGATCGCCTATCAGGGGGCCACGCCGGACAATCGCCTGGTGTTGCTGAACACCGGACGCGACGTATGGATGGTGCCGCTGGAACAGGCCCTGGCCACCCGGTTCGGCCCGCTTACCCGCCAGAACGCGCAAGAGCCCAAGCCCGGCTTCGTGCGCATTTCCGCCCCCACGGAGGTGGTCTACCCCTCGGTGCCCACGGCGGGCACCGTGCAGGGGCTGTCCATGCACGTGCTGCGGCTGACCACGCCCGTGCTGGATGCCGCGGGCAACCAGACCGGGCTGCTCACCCTGTCGGTGGACATGCTGGCCCTGCGCAACGTGCTGTCGGTCTACGCATCGCGCCGGTCGCCGCTGTACATCTTTCCGGAAGAGACGGAGAAGCACCGCAGCTTCTTCTTCGACGCGCACGGGTGGATCCTGTTCCAGTCGGAATCGCCGGAACATCCCAACCTTGACCTGTCCACCGACACGGTGCGTTCGGGCATGCGCGGCGACTTCGGCCGTTCCGGCTTCGAGGCGGCCTTCCGCCCCAACCCGGAGCAGGAACGATACTGGGGCATGGTCACCGATGTGCAGTCCGGCAATTCCGGCCAGAGTCGCCTGGGCACCATGCTGGAAGACCCTTCGCCCATGAACCGAGCCTTCTACATCAGCTACGCGCCGGTCACCTTCAGCGAAGGGCCCGACGCCAATACCGTGGTGGTGGGCGGCATCGCGTACACCGACACCAGCTTCCTGGCCATGGCCGCGTCCTACAAGATGTACGGGGCGCTGTTCGTGTTCGGGCTGTGCGCCAGCGCGGCGGCCGCATTCATCCTGGGCATGCTGGGGCGCGGCATTGCCGGGCCGCTGCACCGCATCGCCGAGGAAACCAGCGGCAAGCTGGAATCGGGCGACCTTGCCCCCATAGAGATGGGCCGGGTGCACCCGGAGGCGGAAGCCCTGCGCCAGACCACCAACGCCATGCTGGCCGCCTTGCAGGCTCGCAACGAGGAGCTGCGCCTGCGCGAGGAACACATCCAGTCCACCCGGCGGCGGCAGCGGGTCTGCCTGGACACGGAAATCGCGCAACAGCAGCCACAGAGCCAGCTTTCGCCGCAGGACACCATGCCCGGCATCGTGGGCACCAGCGAAACGGTGCGCAGCCTGCGCGGGATGATCCGCAAGGCCGCCGGTGTCGAGGCCGACGTGCTGATCATCGGCGAAACGGGCACCGGCAAGGAACTGGCCGCCGAGGCCATCCACATGACCAGCGACCGGGCGGGCGGGCCGTTCATTTCCATCAATTGCGGGGCGCTGGATGAAAACCTGCTGCTGGACGCCCTGTTCGGGCACGTGAAGGGAGCCTTTTCCGAGGCGCGGGGCGAGCGCAAGGGGGCCTTCGTGGCCGCAGACGGCGGCACGCTGCACCTCGACGAAATCGGCAACGCCTCGCCCAAGGTGCAGCAGGCCCTGCTGCGCGCCCTGTCGGTGCGGCGCATCCGTCCCCTGGGCAGCGACGACGAAACGCCCTTCGAGGCGCGCATCATTGCCGCCACCAACGTGGACCTGAAGGAATGCGCCCGGCAGGGCGCCTTCCGCGAGGACCTGTACTACCGGCTGGCGGTGATCACCATCAACACGCCCCCCTTGCGCGATCGGCGCGAGGACATCCCCGCCCTGGCCGACTACTTTCTGAAGCAGGCCGCGCAAACCCTGAAGCGCCCGGCCATGGGCCTTTCGCGCGGGGCGCTGGAAAAACTGCTGGCCTACGGCTGGCCGGGCAACGTGCGCGAAGTGAAGAACTGCATCACCCGCGCGGTGGCCTTTGCCGAAGGGGACACCCTGTACGCCGAAGACCTGCGCTTTGGCGCGGAACTGGACCCCACCCTGTCGCACGGGGCGTTGCTGCCGCCAAGTCCGGCACCTGCGCACACGGGCCAGCCCGCCCACCCGCAGGGCGTCATGCCCCAGGGGCATGGCCAGCCCACCGCGCCCTACCCCGGTGACGGCGCCGTCCATGCGGTTCCGTATGGCGCGCAGGCGGCGTACGGCATGCCCGGCGCATCCGGCAATGCGCCCATGTCCGCGCAGACGGGCACCATCTACGACCCGGTCAGCGGGCGCATCGTGGCCACCGGCCCCGGCACTGGCGGGCAGGACTGGTCGGACAGATCGGGCGCCGCCCAGCACGGCGCGCAGGGCAGAAACGACCGCGCGGGCATGCCCCCCGGCAACGGACGCCAGATGCGCAACGGGCAGGACGGCGGGGCCGTGCCGCCCCTCTCCACACTGAACCCGCGCCAACGTGCCGCCTGGGAGTTCATCAGCCGCAACGGCGGCATCACCCGCACCCAGTATCAGGACATCGTGGGCAACGAGATACCCGTGCGCACGGCGCAGTACGACCTGCAGGACATGGTGCGCAAGGGCTTCATCCGCAAGGTGGGCAAGGGCCCCGCCACCCGGTACGTGCTGACGGATGGCGGCGTGCCGGTACCGCCACGGAGGTAG
- a CDS encoding DVU0150 family protein produces the protein MRRIKTLFMSLLTFVLAIPGLALAAGGGGAPVVIVADTRKLDGVMAWWANLYNESHVQFTTLTIILIPLVGVIFGVIADIVMNWIGIDLKSRELAEH, from the coding sequence ATGAGAAGGATCAAGACGCTGTTCATGTCGCTGCTGACGTTCGTGCTGGCCATTCCCGGCCTGGCGCTGGCCGCAGGCGGTGGCGGCGCACCCGTGGTCATCGTGGCCGACACCCGCAAGCTGGACGGCGTGATGGCCTGGTGGGCCAACCTGTACAACGAGAGCCACGTCCAGTTCACCACCCTTACCATCATCCTGATCCCGCTGGTGGGCGTGATCTTCGGCGTGATCGCCGACATCGTGATGAACTGGATCGGCATCGACCTGAAGTCCCGCGAACTGGCCGAGCACTAG
- a CDS encoding sulfite exporter TauE/SafE family protein, with product MEWLYILMPIAGVKIFWPGLIILGVGVGIIGGFFGMGGAWMVTPGLNILGFPMAFAIGTDIAHMAGKSLISTMRHGRFGNVDYKLGLIMLVGTVVGFEVGAQMVMWLERVGNVEKVVRWIYIALLTLIAWMVFHDVAKRREKERQAAARGETLAAGATGVEWHKALHKIKIPPMVHLHEAGIYCSAWLPIFVSFATGWLAGILGIGGGLIRMPALIYLIGCPTHVAVGTDLFEVMISGLYGAATYTYKGRTELVAAMIMLVGASVGAQVGAVATKYIKGYGIRIAFGLAVVGCAVSILMKLVQPWVPQFKSALDTGATVLVLGLVSGMSLYIFVRMVQGVKMELARKKAA from the coding sequence ATGGAATGGCTCTATATCCTCATGCCCATCGCGGGCGTTAAGATCTTCTGGCCCGGCCTGATCATTCTCGGCGTGGGCGTCGGCATCATCGGCGGCTTCTTCGGCATGGGCGGCGCCTGGATGGTTACCCCCGGCCTGAACATCCTCGGCTTTCCCATGGCCTTCGCCATCGGGACCGACATCGCCCACATGGCGGGCAAGTCGCTCATTTCAACCATGCGCCACGGCAGGTTCGGCAACGTGGACTACAAGCTGGGCCTGATCATGCTGGTCGGCACCGTCGTGGGCTTCGAAGTGGGCGCCCAGATGGTCATGTGGCTCGAGCGTGTCGGCAACGTCGAAAAGGTCGTGCGCTGGATCTACATCGCCCTGCTGACCCTGATCGCGTGGATGGTCTTCCATGACGTGGCCAAGCGCCGCGAAAAGGAACGCCAGGCCGCCGCGCGCGGTGAAACCCTGGCCGCCGGGGCCACCGGCGTCGAGTGGCACAAGGCCCTGCACAAGATCAAGATTCCCCCCATGGTGCATCTGCATGAAGCCGGCATCTACTGCTCCGCGTGGCTGCCCATCTTCGTCAGCTTCGCCACCGGCTGGCTGGCCGGCATCCTGGGCATCGGCGGCGGCCTCATCCGCATGCCCGCCCTCATCTACCTCATCGGCTGCCCGACCCACGTGGCCGTCGGCACCGACCTGTTCGAAGTCATGATCTCCGGCCTGTACGGCGCCGCCACCTACACCTACAAGGGCCGCACCGAACTCGTCGCCGCCATGATCATGCTGGTGGGCGCTTCCGTGGGCGCGCAGGTCGGCGCCGTGGCGACCAAGTACATCAAGGGTTACGGCATCCGCATCGCCTTCGGTCTCGCCGTGGTCGGCTGCGCCGTCTCCATCCTCATGAAGCTCGTGCAGCCCTGGGTGCCCCAGTTCAAGTCCGCGCTGGACACCGGCGCCACCGTTCTGGTGCTGGGCCTGGTTTCCGGCATGTCGCTGTACATCTTCGTCCGCATGGTTCAGGGCGTGAAGATGGAACTGGCCCGCAAGAAGGCCGCCTAG
- a CDS encoding DUF4881 domain-containing protein yields the protein MRRFLLMLLVVALPLGLVGCGEYGKVDQGRVIAYDKNAKTVTLIQDKAMEPLNPDYSILPPHTYKLPTDPAEMGPEPRAGQRMKLDTKANIIRIFNTKTQAFEDIAFKMVDLQENIDRNHPLVFDKATETAKKFPMVDRDKKTVTIYSGRQKMLCTISLPDEYFALPDATWDAGDEVRVYYKAEGVSLRFMNISRTDIFKK from the coding sequence ATGAGACGCTTTCTGCTGATGCTGCTCGTGGTGGCGCTGCCCCTCGGCCTCGTGGGCTGCGGCGAATACGGCAAGGTGGACCAGGGCCGGGTGATCGCATACGACAAGAACGCGAAAACCGTCACCCTGATCCAGGACAAGGCCATGGAGCCGCTGAACCCGGACTACTCCATCCTGCCTCCGCATACCTACAAGCTGCCCACCGACCCCGCCGAAATGGGTCCGGAACCCCGGGCCGGGCAGCGCATGAAGCTGGATACCAAGGCCAACATCATCCGCATCTTCAACACCAAGACCCAGGCGTTCGAAGACATCGCGTTCAAGATGGTGGACCTGCAGGAGAACATCGACCGCAACCATCCGCTGGTGTTCGACAAGGCCACGGAAACCGCCAAGAAGTTCCCCATGGTGGACCGCGACAAGAAGACCGTGACCATCTACTCCGGTCGCCAGAAGATGCTGTGCACCATCTCGCTGCCTGACGAATACTTCGCCCTGCCCGATGCCACCTGGGATGCCGGCGACGAAGTGCGCGTGTACTACAAGGCCGAGGGCGTGTCCCTGCGCTTCATGAACATCTCCAGAACCGACATCTTCAAGAAGTAG
- a CDS encoding response regulator, with protein MDCPELLKSCRILLVDDEDGFRDALLRRMRKRGVTMDGVASGRDALDWLARQTVDVVILDIQLGDMDGRDVLREIRKSGGEDPAVIILSGHAYTDIALDAMRAGASDYLLKPCPVEELLERIETAFEQVLERRAAQ; from the coding sequence ATGGACTGTCCGGAATTGCTGAAAAGCTGCCGCATTCTGCTGGTGGACGACGAGGACGGCTTTCGTGATGCGCTGTTGCGCCGCATGCGCAAGCGCGGCGTGACCATGGATGGCGTGGCCAGCGGCCGGGACGCGCTGGATTGGCTGGCCCGCCAGACGGTGGACGTGGTGATCCTGGACATCCAGCTGGGCGACATGGATGGCCGCGACGTGCTGCGCGAAATCCGCAAGTCCGGCGGTGAAGACCCGGCGGTGATCATCCTGAGCGGGCACGCTTACACGGATATCGCCCTGGACGCCATGCGCGCCGGGGCCAGCGACTACCTGCTCAAGCCCTGCCCGGTGGAAGAGTTGCTGGAGCGCATCGAGACCGCGTTCGAGCAGGTGTTGGAGCGCCGCGCCGCGCAGTGA